CGTGCAGGCCGACTACCAGAGCCAGGTCAAGGGAGGCTGAGGTGAAGGCGGCCGTGAAACGGCGGAGCGGGTCGAGATGGGTCGGCTGGTTGTTCGTGCTGCCCGCGGCCGCGTTCTACGTCGTGTTCGTGATCCAGCCGCTGGCCATGACGGTGCAGTACTCCCTCTACAGGTGGGACGGCATCGGCGTGGCCACCTGGACCGGGGTGCAGAACTACCTGCGGGTCTTCACCGACCCCGACCTGTTCGCCTCGATCCTCAACGCGGTGAAGCTGATCGTGTTCTTCAGCGCGGTCCCGGTCGTGCTCGGGCTGGTCATCGCGGCGACGATCCGTCGCATCGCCACCAGCCGCCTGGCTCTGGTGGCCCGCACGGTCATCTTCCTGCCGCAGGTCATCCCGCTGGTCGCGGCCGGGATCACCTGGAGCTGGCTGTTGTCCTCGACCGGGCTGGTGAATCAGATCCTCACGTCCATCGGACTGGAGAAGATCACCCGTGCCTGGCTGGGCGACTTCTCGACGGCCCTGCCGGCAGTTGGGGTGATCGGCGCCTGGGTGCTCCTGGGACTGTGCACGCTCCTGATGCTGGCCGGGATGAGCAAGATCGACCCAGCCCTGTACGAGGCCGCGCGCCTCGACGGCGCCGGCCCGTTCCGGGAGTTCTTCTCGATCACCCTGCCCAGCCTGCGGCAGGAGATCGGGGTCTGCGTCACCGTCACGGTCGTGGCCGCGCTGGCCAGCTTCGACATCGTCTACATCTCGACCCAGGGCGGGCCCGGCAACGCCAGCATGGTGCCCGGCCTGGAGATCTACTACCTGGCCTTCTCCGAACGCCAGGTCGGCCTCGCCTCGGCCCTCGCGGTGGTCCTCACCGTGCTGGTGATCGCGTGCGCCCTGCCGATCCAGTGGCTCACCAGGGAACGTAAATCATGATCTTCGATCGTCGTGAGGCCTGGACCGGCCGGGTGCTGCTGCTGGTGCTGATGGCGGCCACGCTGATGCCGTTCGTCAGTCTCCTCGTCACCGCGCTCCACCCCTCGGGCAGCTACCCGCTGGGTCTCGAATGGCCCGACGACCCGCAGTGGGGCAACTTCGTCACCGCGTTCACCGCCGCCCGGATGACCGAGCTGCTCAAGTCCAGCGTGCTGATCGTGCTCGGGGTGGTGCCGATCTCGCTGGTCGTGGCCACCATGGCCGGATTCGCCATCGGGCACCTGCGCATGCCCGGGCGGCGGTTCGTCTTCGTGGCGTTCCTGCTGGGGCTGACGTTGCCGTTCGAGGGCATCATCACACCGCTCTACTACCTCGTGCGCGACATGGGCGTGCTGAACACCCGGTGGGCGATCATCCTGCCGCTGATCGGGCTGTTCATGCCGTTCTCGGTGTTCTGGA
This region of Streptosporangium sp. NBC_01495 genomic DNA includes:
- a CDS encoding carbohydrate ABC transporter permease, translated to MKAAVKRRSGSRWVGWLFVLPAAAFYVVFVIQPLAMTVQYSLYRWDGIGVATWTGVQNYLRVFTDPDLFASILNAVKLIVFFSAVPVVLGLVIAATIRRIATSRLALVARTVIFLPQVIPLVAAGITWSWLLSSTGLVNQILTSIGLEKITRAWLGDFSTALPAVGVIGAWVLLGLCTLLMLAGMSKIDPALYEAARLDGAGPFREFFSITLPSLRQEIGVCVTVTVVAALASFDIVYISTQGGPGNASMVPGLEIYYLAFSERQVGLASALAVVLTVLVIACALPIQWLTRERKS
- a CDS encoding carbohydrate ABC transporter permease, which produces MIFDRREAWTGRVLLLVLMAATLMPFVSLLVTALHPSGSYPLGLEWPDDPQWGNFVTAFTAARMTELLKSSVLIVLGVVPISLVVATMAGFAIGHLRMPGRRFVFVAFLLGLTLPFEGIITPLYYLVRDMGVLNTRWAIILPLIGLFMPFSVFWMRAHFVNMPEELSESARIDGAGTWQLFWRVHVPLAAPATSSLAILLFLWTWNQFLLAIVLVDDPLQRTMSGALGAFQGQWGTDIPLLCAGSLLILTPTLAVFLIFQRRFVTALLQGSLKG